GACTCGGACCCGCCTTTTGGCGTGCAATGAGATATGGCTTTGATGCTGTTCCCGATCCGCGTGTCACCCATCCTGATGTCAGGGTGGGCAGGGTGTCAGGGGCGGACAACGCCGATTCCGCACAACTGACGTCATGCCCCCGGTCGGTCATAGACACGGGTGACATACGCGCTGCGGACAAAACAGAAGGAGCGAGAATGCAGTATCAAATCAGTGGCAAACAGATCGATATCGGCGAGGCCCTGCAAACCCATGTGCGGGATGATTTGGGAGCGGTTGTGCAGAAATATGCCGAACGCCCGACAAACGCGCAGGTGGTTTTTTCGAAGTCCGCGCATGAATATGTCTGTGAAGCAACAGTGCACCTCTCGACCGGCCTGACCGCTCAGGCCAAGGCGCATGCCACTGAAATCTATGCAGCTTTTGATGGTTGTTCCGAAAAGATGGAGAAACAATTGCGGCGCTACAAGCGGCGTCTCAAGGACCATCACAAGGATCGCGTACAGCCGGTTGAACTCTCTGGCGCGGCCTCTTATATCCTCGCCTCTGATGTGGGTGTGGACGACTCGGAACCCGAGACGCTGCAACCTATGATCGTGGCCGAGATGGAAACCAAGATCCCATCCCTCTCGGTCGGAGAAGCGGTCATGCAAATGGAATTGGCGGGCGCCCCTGTGCTGGTGTTCCGAAACGAAGGGAAAGACGGGCTGAATGTGGTCTACCGTCGCGAAGACGGGAACATTGGCTGGATCGACCCGTAAGGGATCGGTGTCACGACGCACCGACAAGCGAGCAGAATGAATTTTGGGACTCTTTTGAAATCTGAGGCGGTCAAGGTTGTGACCTCCGCCTCATCGAAGAAACGGCTTTTTCACGAGATCGGCGAACTCGTGCAGTCTGCCTATGACGTGAATGCAGGTCAGGTGGTTGAATCGCTGATCGCGCGCGAAGCCTTGGGTCCCACGGGCGTGGGCCACGGTGTGGCCCTGCCCCATGCGCGCCTTGATGGCATTTCGGATGTCATGGGCGCGTTTGTCCTGCTTGATAAACCCATCGACTTTGATGCGGTCGATCGTCAGCCGGTCGACATCGCCTTTGCCCTGTTCGCCCCGGAAGAGGCTGGTGTCGAACACCTCAAGGCGCTGGCGCTGGTGTCCCGCACCCTGCGCGACAGCGCGATCTGCACCAAGCTGCGCGCCAACCCGGACGCCAGCACCCTGTTTGCGATTCTGAACGAATCGAAACCGGCCCAGGCCGCCTAGGCCGGCGCCCAGTCCAGAAATCCGAACATGAGATAGTCGCGCGAATACGCCGCGCGGCACAGCGCTTCGACTTCCGCGTCGTAGATGTCGACAAGCGGGTGCGGGGCATCCTGCGCATCGTTTTGCAGCGCGGGGGGCGTAGCCAAACCGACAGTCGCGCTCAACTCGGCCAATTCATAGGCCAACGTATCCGCACGCATCAACCGCCCCGGCAGGGCAAACTCCGCAAACCCTTCGAGTGTCTTGGCCTGGCTTGCCCAATCGGGATCGACACGTATCCCGGTCTGCCCATTCAGGTTGGCCTTCAGAAACCGAAGGAACGCCACAAACGCCGTGCGATGCGCCGCCTTGTCATACGCTTGATCGGCGGGATCATCCGGCAGATCCAGCTTGTAGCGCTTGCTGAGCGTGCTGCGGATCCCGCCATACCCACCTTTTCCCGTGTTCAGGATCCGGTGGCAGAACACGCTGTGCGCCCGCGCCAGCGGATGGCGCAAAACGGTAAAGCTGCGGTGACCGGGATGGGCGCGCATCCAGTCACGCATGTCATTTTGTGACAACTTGGACGCAGGTTTGATCCCATCCGCCCCATCAATTGCCTGCAACCACCGCAGCGCCGGATCCTCGGGCCAGCCCCGGATGGGCAGGTACAGGATGGGATGCGTTTGACTGGCGAAATAGGTGGGCACCGCCGCCCCGCGCCGCGGTTCGAAATTCGGCGTGCGCGTCAGGTTGAACCGATCCAGCCCCGACAGCGCCTCGGTCATCTGGGTAAAGTTGCTGACCTTGTCGGACAACGCGGCCGGGTTCTGCACCTTGAGGCTTTTGTCCAGTGCCTCCAGCTGGCTGTCGACGCCCAACCACATGGCCAACCCGTTCATCACCGACAGAGACTGCAAGTCTTCGTACGCCACATAAAACGCCGTCTGCCCGGTTGATTGCAGCCGGTTGAGCAGCGTGACCTGAAAGGACTGCAATGCATTCAGATGCTCGGCGAATTCATCCGCGTCAAAGGTTGCCTTGCCGTCCTTGCGGGCCTTGGCATCCGTCAGTTTCCATTGCCCGGTCGCCTTGGCGATCTTCCAGGACACATAGCTGTCAACCGGATTGCGGGTCAGTACGATCTTGGCGCATTTCGGATCGTCGACAACCTTGTCAAAGATGCGCGGATCGTGGTCATGGAAATAGCGAAAACCGCTCAACTCCGGCGTCTTTCTGATTTCGCGCAGCAATTGCCTGGGGTCTTCGTCACGGGCAGCTTGTGACACGCCAAGGATCTCGTCCCTGTTCGGGTACCCGATGAAGGCGGGGTTGAACGCCTCACCATGACAGCTGATCCCGTCAAATGCGTTCAGGTTGGTTTCCAGAAAATTGGACCCTGTGCGCATCTCGGCAAACACAACGAAGTAGTCGAATTTTGCCATGTCAGATCAACGTACCAGATAGGGTTTGCGCGGCGAATCCTGCACGGGTTGCGGGCCAATCGCCACCGGGAAATCGCCCATCAGGTGCGGGTGCATGCCCTGGTTCTTGAGGTTTTGCAGGAACTGGCCAAACCCGGTCAGATTGACCAGCTTCGGCACCTCGGACAACCGGCGGGCATGGGTCAGGCCAATCTCGTCAAGTATGCCTTGCAACGGCTCCATCGGCGCCTCGACGAACTCGGCCATGGTCCAGATGCGGATACGTGCCTTGGCCCAATGCGACCGCAGAACATCCAAATGTTCGCTTTCGATTTTCTGCAGCCGCGCGGCTTCTTTGCGGATGTCCAGAAAGTTCATGTTCGACCGGAAAAGCGGCACCGACCAGGCCCCCGAAATGACCGAGATCTGGGCGTTGGGATCCTTGGCAACCTTCCAGTTGATCCGCTGGTTGTCTGCTGGCCCGAACTGGAAACACTGACGTTCGCCGCGTGTATTCCAGATCAGGTTTGTCAAAAAACCCGTCGGGTTATAGTCGCGCATCTTCGCGCTGTTGGACAAGGCCCCGTTCAGGGTCTTCTGACCTTCCGCAAATTCAACCCGGTCCGGATGAAACAGGTGCCCGTGCACGCGCGCGCCCGTGGCCCTGGCCAGCCACGGTTCGAAATTCTCGAAAATCTCGGAAAAGCCCTGGAACATCGAATAGGGCGCTGCCGTCACCCCGTTTTCCCAATCCTCGTTGGGAAAACGGCTTTGCATATACAGGCCCGGCCGCCCGCGCGTCCGTCGTTCAACCGCCTTGGCAAAGATGCGGTCAATCTTGCCCGGATTCGGTTCGGTACGCTTCATCGCGCCGGATGGGTCCGTCAGGAACGTCTCGTACAACCGGTTGGCATGGGGCCAGATCTTGCGCGCCACGAAACAGTCGGACCGGCGCAGCAGCTGCAGGTGATCGTCATAGAAAATATGCGGCTTGCCCTGAAAGTCGAACTTGGACAGGGTCAGTGACCGGCTTTCAATTTCGATGGCGTACTGCCGCGCCAGGGTCTGGTAGTAGCTTTCATCAGGGATCCAGACGCGTCTGAAATATGCGTCGTATTCCTTGCGATCCGGCCCTTGCAGGATCGCGGACAGCGTTTGCCGGGTCAGGCACCACCATTGGCTGCCCATATGCGGCACGAGGCCAGCCGGGATTCTGCGTTTGACGCGCAACCTGCGTTGCAATTCGACATAGCGATCAAACAGGAACCGTTGTCGCTTCCATGAAAACGGAAACCGCAGCGTGAACCGTTCGTGGTCAAGGCCGCCAACCGTCCAGGGCACGTCGGCCGTTGTCGCACTTTCGATAAAGTCTGTGCGCGGTCGCGCCGCGAGGTAATCCACCAGTTCTTCAACCGGGCGCAAAGGCAAACACGATCCCGATGCCAGGTAGACATGCCGGACATCATCAAATTCGGCCAGCATCAGCTCCGATGCTGCCTGGCTGGCCGCGACAATGCCCCAAGTACCCCATTCACAGCGAAACCGCTTGGAAAACTTTATGGTGGGGATGTCGGACAGCGCCTTGGCAAATGTGGCGTAGGTCTTTTTCGGCACTTTTACGTCAACATGGATCACCACCGGGCAACCGCCCGTGGCCCAGAACCGCGCGGCCTGTTCCGCCCGGTCCAGCGCCGTGTGCACCAGCATGACGATGCCGACGCTCATGCCCAGTTCCCTTTTGACATGAGCCCAAGAATTTCAAGCTGCCGCCAATTGATGTATTTTTCGGACCACTTGCACCAGAGGTCCAGTTCGTCGTCCTTGGCGGCGGCATAGGCCCTGTATTCAATCGACGCACCGTAATGCTGTCGGCGCTCCAGCTCCTCCTTGGCCTTTTGGGTGAACGTGTCCAGAAACTTGGTGTGCAGCAGGACACCCGACGCTTTTTCGCCGCCCCATTCGTCATAGACCAGGTTCAGCCCGCGCGGCAGCATCATGTGGGTCGAATCGACATAGGCGTACCGCTTGCTCCACTTCACCAGCGGCACCTTGTTCAGGGCTGGCGCCTTGTACGGGTTATCCGCAAAAAAGGTGCGCGCACGCGGTCCGCCCTGTATCCACAAATTGCCGTACTGGTGGTTCCGCGCGATGGTGTAGTTGCCGCTGTCAAACCAACTGGCGATCTGCAGCGGGTCCTGCCCGGCCACGTAGGGCTGTTCGGAAATCCGCCCCTTGGGATACATGTCCAGAAGCATCGCACTGAAGCTGCGGATGTTTGAATTTTCAAGCCAATCGGTCAGCGCCCGGACCGACCGCGTATCGCAGAACGGATACACAAACAATTCGTCCGGATCGACCACCAGCATCCAATGCCCATCGGCGTATTTGCGGGCCAGCCAATTGACCCAATCCACGCCGAACTTGGACGCCTTGTAGCTGGCTGTGGTGTGCCACGCCGATACGTCCGGCATGCCGGCGATGTAATCCAGGGTGCCATCGGTACTGTCATTGTCCACAAACAGGAAATGATCCACGCCCAGGGATCGGTAGTAATCCAGGAAATGCGGCAAGCGGATCTTTTCGTTCCGCATCGTGCTGATCAGAAGAATATCATTGGGCTTGATCTGTGCGGTGCGGTCTTGAAAAACCTTCAACTCCAACGACTTACGCGCAGATCGAACCAGTCGATACTTGCGTCGCAAACGCATCCGGTAAGAGTCCCAAAGCCCCAAAGCTAGCCCGTTCTTATTGGTGCCTCAGCCGCCGTCGCGGCCCAGCGATGATATCATGAACTGCCATTACACCGCTATAGATTAGAACTTCGTAAAAATTGCAATGAGTTACAAGGTAGAACTCGTTTCCGCATGAACCTGTGATCTGTGTGTGACTGAAGGCGCATTGGAAACAATCGCGGTCAATCGGGTTTGGCGAAACCGCCATCGGACATCAGGCCCAACTGAACCAGTTGCGTCCATCCGGTGTACCGGGTGGATCCGGCGTACCAGAGCACAGGCATCTGCCGGATCGCATCATAGTAGTCGACAAAGACATCCGGGTTGTGAAAATGCTGGCGTCGGCTCAGGTCCTCTTTGGCCCGCTCCACAACGTCCGGCAGGAATTTGGTGTGAAGCAGCACGCCCGAGGGCGCCGTTCCGCCGGGCCCGTCATAGGCAAAGTTCATGCGGCGGGGCAGCATGGAATGCGTGGAATTCACATAGGTGAACCGCCTGTCCCACCGCACCAGCGGCAACTTGTTCAGGGTTGGCGCGCGGCGTGGATCATCGGCAAAGAATGCGCGGTCCCGCGCACCGCCCTGCACCCAAAGATTGCCCAGCGGCTCCTGACGTGTTGCCCGGTACGGCCCCGCATCGAACCCTTCCAGAATACGCAGCGGGTCGCGTGCGGCATCGTCCGCGCCCAGCGCGGCCCGGGCGTACATGTCCAACATCAAGGCACCAAAGGCGCGTTGACCCTGACCGTCCAACCACCGCGTCAGGGCATTCAGGTCCTGCCGTTCGTGATCTGCATAGACCAGCAGTTCATCGGCATCGACCAGCAGGCACCACGCACCATGCCCATAGCGCGCCAGCAACCAGTTCATCCAATCAAGGCCAAACCGCGCGTCCCGATAACTGGCCGTTGTCCGCCACAATGACACATCCGGCTGTTCCGCCAAAAAGGCCTGCGACCCATCGGTGCTGTCATTGTCGACCACCAGAAACCGCGTCACGCCAAGGCGCCGGTAATGGTCCAGGAAATGGGGCAGGCGCAGCATTTCGTTGCGCAGGCAGACAAAGGCGCGGATCGCATCCGGGGCCAGATCTGCGGTCCGGTCGTGCACAACTGTCAGGGCGTGGCGGCTGCGGAATGCGCGCCACCGAAGGCGGCGGCGCTTCCAGACAAGCTTATAGGCGGCCCACAATGCGCGCATCGCTACCTTTCATAATGCCCGGACTGGTGCCAACGCCACGCGTCCCGGATCATGGTTTCAAGGGTCGACCGTGTCGGGGTCCAGCCAAGTTCAACCTCGGCCCGGGTCGAGCCGGACACGAGTTTGGTACAATCGCCGGGGCGGCGGTCGCCTTCGACAAAAGGTACGGATTTGTTGGTAACCGCACGTGAATGATCAATGACCTCGCGTACGGAAAATCCGTCGCCCGTGCCCAGGTTGAACACCCGGCTGCCTTTGTCGTCGCGCAGCCAGCGCAGGCCCAGCACATGGGCGTCCACCAGGTCGCACACATGGACATAGTCGCGAATGCAGGTGCCGTCCGGCGTGTCGTAATCCGTGCCGAACACCGTCAGCGCATCACGCTTTCCGTCAATCGCATCCAGCATCAAGGGAATCAGATGGGTCTCGGGCTGATGGAACTCGCCAACCTCGCCCTCGGGGTCCGCACCGGCCACGTTGAAATAGCGAAAGATCACGTGACGCAACCCATGGGCGACTTCGAAATCCCTCAGGATATCCTCGATCGCACGTTTTGAGGCCCCATAGGCGTTGATGGGGTGCTGCGCGCTGTTTTCATCCAGCACGACATTGTCCTGATCGCCATAGGTTGCGCAGGTCGATGAAAACACAAAATCAAGACACCCGGCGGCCACTGCGGCCTCGATCAGTGTCAGTGACCCGACGACGTTGTTGCGCCAGTAGCGGCCCGGGTCCTGCATGCTTTCGCCCACCTGGCTCAGTGCGGCAAAGTGCATGACAGCAACGGGGGCATATTCGGCAAACGCGGTATCCAGCGCTGCGCGATCTGTCAGGTCGCCGTGAATACAGGGGCCGAATTTGACGGCGTCCCGCCAGCCGGTTTCGAAATTGTCAAAGGTGATTGGCGTGTATCCGGCAGCCTGCAGCGCTTTGCAGGCGTGCGACCCGATGTACCCCGCCCCGCCGGTGACCAATACGTTCGTCACGTTTCAGTCCCGTTCTATTCGGCAGCCTTGTCCATCTGGACAACGTCACGGATATACGCGTGCAGATCGTCGCGCAAATCGTCCCGGGCCAGGCCAAAGGCGACTGTGGCCTGCAGAAATCCGGATTTCGATCCGCAGTCAAAACGCTGGCCCCGGAACCGGTAGCCATAGACTCCGTCCTCGCCTCCGATTTCGTTGGCGATGGCGTCGGTCAGCTGGATCTCGCCACCGGACCCCGCTTTCATCTGGTTAAGCGACCGCAGCACCTTGGTGGTCAGGATGTAACGTCCAATCACAGCGAGGTTCGAGGGCGCCTGACCGGCCGGCGGCTTTTCAACCATACCCTTGACTTCGACCAGCTGACCCATGTCGTTCTTGATATCCAGCACACCATAGGATGACGCGCGCTCGGGCGGGACCTCCATTGCGGCAACGATGTTGCCACCGGTTTCATTATACGCGTCGACCATCTGTTGCAGACAGGGCGTATCCGCAGCGATCACGTCGTCGGGCAGGATCACCGCAAAGGGTTCGTTGCCAATCAGACGGCGGGCGCACCACACGGCATGACCAAGGCCCAGCGCCTTGTGCTGACGGATATAGGCGATGGCGCCGCTTTCCATATTGGTGCTTTTCAGCACCTCCAGCAGCTTGTCCTTGCCCTTTTTCCGCAGTTCCTGCTCCAGGGTCGGCGCGTGGTCGAAATAATCCTCCAGCGCGCCTTTGCCGCGCGAGGTCACGAAGATAAACTCCTTGATACCTGCGGCGCGCGCCTCATCAATGGCGTATTGGATCAAAGGTCTGTCGACCAGCGTCATGATCTCTTTCGGTACCGATTTGGTTGCAGGCAAGAACCGCGTTCCCAGACCCGCCACCGGAAAAATCGCCTTGGTCACCTTCTTGCGCATCTCAAACCTCTGCTCACAAAACTCGTCCTTGGCTTGTCTTTACTACTAACCCGCAATTAACAAATATCCAATTCCTCAAAGTCGGTCAGCGTCGGTCAAGTGTTGCCCAGACGCGCCAAACAGATCACGAGATCAGCCGCTGTTTGCCAATGCGGCGTGTTTCGGCCGCGACCCTTTCCCGGAAACTGAAGAATCGAAAAACCGGCGCATCGCGCACCGAACGGCCAAACAGGCCGCCGCGTTGAACCCAGAACCCCACCGGGTCGAATTGGACGTGATGATACAGCGCCGTTGGCGAAAACAGAAACAGACTGACGATATCTCCCGCTTCTGTGCGCTTTGCCGCCTCGGCCCGCATCCGGCGATGTTGCCAACTGCGCCCGGCCAGAACCACCGACGCGCGCGACCGGTAGGGAAACAGCTTGAAGGGGGAAACCGGGCTGCGGGCGATCTGGGCACCGCCCCTTTGGCGCATTAGACCCTGACCATACCCCTGGTCCATCCGCGCGACGAGGTGCCGCACATCCCGTGGCAGAAGGCGCCCGGCCACCATATGGCCGATCACGCGGCGGCGTTCCGCCTCTCTTATGAGTCGCCAATGATCCTTGCGCTGCGCTTCGCCCATGTATTTGCGCTGAAACACGGCCCAGCCCGATCCGGTGTCAAACAGATCGCGCGGCGCGCGATCGGTGCGTCTGCGTGGGCTGGATCGAAACCCATGGTGGACCTCGGCAAGGGGCACCACCGCCGTGGCATGTCCGGCACGCGCCAGCCGCAGGTTCAGATCCGTCGTTTCCAGACTGAAAGCAAAGCCGGGATCGAACCCCTCCAGTGCGACCAGAACATCACGACGTACCGCCATGTTGGTGCCATGCGTCCGGATGGCCCGGTGCCCCTTGGGCGTCATGACGGTGGCCCGATGCGGGCTGACATCAAACGGTTCGATCACGCCCATCGGATCGACCGTGTGCGCCCTGGACTGCCAGGAAATGCCGTTGCGGGCCCGAACGAACCCGCCCATCGCCGCCACATTTGGTCGCTGCGCCGGGGCGATCAGATAATGCAGCCAACTGGGTTCGGGCACCGCATCATCATCGATGAACGCAACAATGTCGCCCGCCGCATGGCTGATCCCAAGGTTGCGCGCCTCAGAGATGTTGGGTTGGTCATAGGGCGCCAGCTTGATCAGGTCGGACAGCGCGCTTGCGCCAACAGCCTCGCACCCCGCCGGGTCGGCCACGACAACAATCTCGAAATTGGGATATTGAAGCTGCGACAGCCCCGTCAGGCACCGGATCAGCGCGGTTGGCCGGTCGCGGCTGACAACCACAACGCTGACCGGCGGATGGGTCATGCGACCCCCATCTCCGCCATCATCGCTTCGATCTTGGGCACGTCGGCGGGATTGTTCAGTTCCCAGAACTGCCGGTCCCGCGCCTCCACCTCGACACACAGAACCTGCCGCCCGTTCTCCATAAAGCGCAACTGTTCGAGGCCCTCCAATGTCTCCAATGGGCCCACGGGCCAGGACGGATAGGCCGCCAGCGCATCAGGTCGGTATGCATAAACACCCACGTGATGGAACACGGGCGTTTGCGCATCATCGGCATAGGTGTCGTTGGTGAAGGGGATCACTTCCTTGGAAAAGTACATGGCCTGCCGGGCTGCACCGAACACCGCTGTCGTGCCGCCGACGCGGCCCGCCTTGCGGTCCTCGAGGAAACCGCGCAGCGTCGCGCCGTCACAGCGCAACACCGGCGTTGCAATCTCGGCGTCGGGCGCACGACGCAGGCCGTCAATCAACCCTTCGACAAACCAGGCCGGGGTCAGCGGGGCGTCGCCCTGCAAATTCACCACAAAGTCATAGCCACCGCCCAGCGCGGCGTGGGCTTCGGCACAGCGTTCTGTGCCGTTCTGGCACGTCTCTGATGTCATCACGACTTCGGCGCCAAACGCCTCCGACACGTCCTTGATCCGGTCGTCATCCGTGGCAACAACCACGCGGTCCACACCTGACACGGCCATGGCTGCGCGCCAGCTGCGTTCGATCAACGTCTGGGCCTCGCCGGTTGCCCCTGTCAACGGCACCAATGGCTTGCCGGGATAGCGGGACGAGGCATAGCGGGCCGGAATGGCGATCAGAACGGACATCAGGCCGGTTTCAGGTCAACGGCCGGGGCATAGGCAATGAAAAACGGATTGGCATAGCCGTCCTTGCCATAGACCAGCGGGCTGTGGTCGTCGAAGCGCACCACATGACCGCCTGCGCCGGTCAGCACGGCGTGGCCCGCGGCGGTGTCCCATTCCATGGTCCGGCCGACACGGGGATAGATATCCGCCTCGCCCGTCGCCACCAGACAGAATTTCAGGGACGAGCCCGCGCTTGTCATGTCCTTGACGGAATATTTGTTGATGTAATCATCCGTGGCCTGATCGCGGTGCGATTTCGAGGCGACAACCATCAGCGCGTCATTGTCGCTGTCGGCAACGGACAACGGGGTCACGTCACCAACGGCATCCTTGTCCAGGGTACCGGTTTCTTCCACGGTCTGCCCATCGGCCTGCGTATAGAACATGCGGCCCTTGGCGGGCGCATAAACGACACCGCGGGTCGGCACGCCATCCTCGACCAGGGCGATGTTGACGGTAAAGTCACCACGGCGATGCACGAATTCCTTCGTCCCATCCAGCGGATCGACAATCAGGAATGTCTTGCCCGTGGTGCTATGCGTGGCGGCCTGTTCTTCGGTAACCAGCATGATGTCGGGGAAGGCCGCGCGCAGACCGGCGGAAATCAAGGCATCGGCGGCTTCGTCCGCTTCTGTCACAGGGCTGTCATCCGATTTGACTTTCACGTCGAAATCATCGGCGTCATAAATCTCCATAATCTTGTCGCCAGCTTCCAGCGCCAGCTTGCGGATGACGGGGATTAACGCGTCATAAGTCATGAAAAAGCCTCCTTGGTCGGGCTTTTGTTGAAAACGGCCCGCGCGCTTCTTATGATGCGGCGCTAACGGAACGGCAAGATTTCCCTGCGACCTTCGCACTGCACGAGGCAGAACGGCACATGTTTCAATCAACGCGCAAACCACAGACGGGGTTAGGCATCGCGCTGTCGATGTTCGAGGTGATTTATCACTCGGTCGTCCGATCCGTGCGCAAGGCCCATAACAACGCCTTTCTCGCCATCGCGATGAACATGCTGCAGATGGTCATCTTTGTGATGGCCTTTTACGTGATGTTCTCGATCCTTGGACTGCGTGGTGCGGCGATCCGGGGTGATTTCCTGCTCTACATCATGACGGGCATCTTCCTGTATATGACGCATGTGAAATCGCTGGGCGCGGTCACAGGGGCCGAAGGGCCCGCCAGCCCGATGATGCAACACGCGCCGATGAACACGATCGTGTCGATCTGTTCGGCGGCCATCGGGGCCTTGTATATTCAGGTCCTGTCGCTGTTCATGATCCTGTTCATCTATCACGTGGCCTTCACGCCCGTGCATATCGAACAACCCTTTGCCGCGTTTGGCATGTTGCTGCTTGCGTGGTTCACAGGCTGCGCGCTGGGTCTGGTGCTGCTGGCAATCAAACCGTGGTTTCCGACCTTCGTGTCGATCTTTTCCCAAATCTACCAACGGGCAAACATGATCGCGTCGGGCAAGATGTTCGTGGCAAACACCCTGCCCAGTTTCATGTTGGCGATGTTCGACTGGAACCCGCTGTTCCATACCATCGACCAGTCGCGCGGATACACGTTCATCAACTACAATCCCCGCTATTCCAGCTGGGAATATGCATGGTGGGTTGGCGTCATTCTGCTCATGCTTGGGTTGATGGGTGAATTCTATACGCGGCGTCACGCATCTATCAGTTGGAACGCGCGCCGCTAAGCTGCATATAGCCAGCCATGGAACTGGACTGGCTGTCGCTGTTGCGCGACTTCATCACGTTGTTTGTTGTGATCGACCCTGTTGGGTCGCTGCCAGTGTTCCTGTTTGCCGTGGCCCATGTTCCAGCCGCCTTGCATCGGCAGTTCGCCATTCGGGCGGTCGGCATTGCCGGTCTGGTCCTGTTCGCCTTTCTGCTGGGTGGCCAGCTTCTGCTCGAGGCGATTGGCCTGCGCCTCGGGTCATTCCAGATCGCGGGCGGGATCATCCTGTTCCTCTTTGCCCTCACCATGATCTTCGGCGACGCCAAGTCCACGACCGAGATCGCAGAGGCCGAGCGCGACCACCTTGCCGGTGCGGTGTTCCCCCTCGCCATGCCCTCCATCGCCTCGCCCGGCGCGATGTTGGCCATCGTCGTCCTGACGGACAACACAACCGAAAGCCTTACGGACCAGGTGGTGACCGCCGGTCTGTTGCTTCTGGTTTTGGTCATCACGCTGGTCCTGCTTTTGACGGCCACATATGTGTACCGCCTGATCGGCAATACAGGCGCCAGCGTCATCAGCCGGGTTATGGGCATCATCCTTGCCACCATCGCCGTCGATTCGGTTCTTGTGGGGCTCGACACGCTGCAACTGCTGGATCTGGACGCGGCATTTCAGGAACCGGCCACATCCTCCGTCCTCGCGCCCCCGACGGAATAAGGTGCGGCCAGGGTGCAGGTCACTGGCGCTGCACATCTTCCATGACCCTGGCGTCGGGACGGGGACCATCTGCCGGCCCATGCAGCACACTCACGTCACCGGTGGTTTCAACAACGACGGCATGCACGGTTGCAAGGTCAAACGCATTCGCCTCGCGCAGTTTCGCACGCAGATCGGCATGGGTGACGCCTGCCAGTTTCATGTTCTCTTGCAGCGGCACACCGTCTTCCATGATCAGAAGCGGCGCATTGTCCAGGGCGGACGCACCGTCGCGCCAGACCCGAAGACGTGTCAGCAAGAATTGCACCAGAAACAAAGCGGCCAAGGCAATGGCGAACACATGAACGCCCGTCCCAAGTGTTGTCACCGCAGCGGCAAGAATTGAACCGACAGACACCGTGATCGCAAAGTCAAAGCCGGACAGCTTGGAAAAGGATCGCAACCCTTGCAGCCGCGTCAGCAGGATGATGCTGCCGACAATCAGGACAGTGCGCAAAAGGATGTCAAAAATATCGGTCATGTACGGTCCTGACTGGCCACTGG
The DNA window shown above is from uncultured Tateyamaria sp. and carries:
- a CDS encoding glycosyltransferase family 2 protein; the encoded protein is MRALWAAYKLVWKRRRLRWRAFRSRHALTVVHDRTADLAPDAIRAFVCLRNEMLRLPHFLDHYRRLGVTRFLVVDNDSTDGSQAFLAEQPDVSLWRTTASYRDARFGLDWMNWLLARYGHGAWCLLVDADELLVYADHERQDLNALTRWLDGQGQRAFGALMLDMYARAALGADDAARDPLRILEGFDAGPYRATRQEPLGNLWVQGGARDRAFFADDPRRAPTLNKLPLVRWDRRFTYVNSTHSMLPRRMNFAYDGPGGTAPSGVLLHTKFLPDVVERAKEDLSRRQHFHNPDVFVDYYDAIRQMPVLWYAGSTRYTGWTQLVQLGLMSDGGFAKPD
- a CDS encoding beta-1,6-N-acetylglucosaminyltransferase, with product MSVGIVMLVHTALDRAEQAARFWATGGCPVVIHVDVKVPKKTYATFAKALSDIPTIKFSKRFRCEWGTWGIVAASQAASELMLAEFDDVRHVYLASGSCLPLRPVEELVDYLAARPRTDFIESATTADVPWTVGGLDHERFTLRFPFSWKRQRFLFDRYVELQRRLRVKRRIPAGLVPHMGSQWWCLTRQTLSAILQGPDRKEYDAYFRRVWIPDESYYQTLARQYAIEIESRSLTLSKFDFQGKPHIFYDDHLQLLRRSDCFVARKIWPHANRLYETFLTDPSGAMKRTEPNPGKIDRIFAKAVERRTRGRPGLYMQSRFPNEDWENGVTAAPYSMFQGFSEIFENFEPWLARATGARVHGHLFHPDRVEFAEGQKTLNGALSNSAKMRDYNPTGFLTNLIWNTRGERQCFQFGPADNQRINWKVAKDPNAQISVISGAWSVPLFRSNMNFLDIRKEAARLQKIESEHLDVLRSHWAKARIRIWTMAEFVEAPMEPLQGILDEIGLTHARRLSEVPKLVNLTGFGQFLQNLKNQGMHPHLMGDFPVAIGPQPVQDSPRKPYLVR
- a CDS encoding glycosyltransferase family 2 protein, with the translated sequence MRLRRKYRLVRSARKSLELKVFQDRTAQIKPNDILLISTMRNEKIRLPHFLDYYRSLGVDHFLFVDNDSTDGTLDYIAGMPDVSAWHTTASYKASKFGVDWVNWLARKYADGHWMLVVDPDELFVYPFCDTRSVRALTDWLENSNIRSFSAMLLDMYPKGRISEQPYVAGQDPLQIASWFDSGNYTIARNHQYGNLWIQGGPRARTFFADNPYKAPALNKVPLVKWSKRYAYVDSTHMMLPRGLNLVYDEWGGEKASGVLLHTKFLDTFTQKAKEELERRQHYGASIEYRAYAAAKDDELDLWCKWSEKYINWRQLEILGLMSKGNWA
- a CDS encoding nodulation protein NodH, whose amino-acid sequence is MAKFDYFVVFAEMRTGSNFLETNLNAFDGISCHGEAFNPAFIGYPNRDEILGVSQAARDEDPRQLLREIRKTPELSGFRYFHDHDPRIFDKVVDDPKCAKIVLTRNPVDSYVSWKIAKATGQWKLTDAKARKDGKATFDADEFAEHLNALQSFQVTLLNRLQSTGQTAFYVAYEDLQSLSVMNGLAMWLGVDSQLEALDKSLKVQNPAALSDKVSNFTQMTEALSGLDRFNLTRTPNFEPRRGAAVPTYFASQTHPILYLPIRGWPEDPALRWLQAIDGADGIKPASKLSQNDMRDWMRAHPGHRSFTVLRHPLARAHSVFCHRILNTGKGGYGGIRSTLSKRYKLDLPDDPADQAYDKAAHRTAFVAFLRFLKANLNGQTGIRVDPDWASQAKTLEGFAEFALPGRLMRADTLAYELAELSATVGLATPPALQNDAQDAPHPLVDIYDAEVEALCRAAYSRDYLMFGFLDWAPA
- the raiA gene encoding ribosome-associated translation inhibitor RaiA, producing the protein MQYQISGKQIDIGEALQTHVRDDLGAVVQKYAERPTNAQVVFSKSAHEYVCEATVHLSTGLTAQAKAHATEIYAAFDGCSEKMEKQLRRYKRRLKDHHKDRVQPVELSGAASYILASDVGVDDSEPETLQPMIVAEMETKIPSLSVGEAVMQMELAGAPVLVFRNEGKDGLNVVYRREDGNIGWIDP
- a CDS encoding PTS sugar transporter subunit IIA, whose translation is MNFGTLLKSEAVKVVTSASSKKRLFHEIGELVQSAYDVNAGQVVESLIAREALGPTGVGHGVALPHARLDGISDVMGAFVLLDKPIDFDAVDRQPVDIAFALFAPEEAGVEHLKALALVSRTLRDSAICTKLRANPDASTLFAILNESKPAQAA